In Microbulbifer salipaludis, a genomic segment contains:
- the gluQRS gene encoding tRNA glutamyl-Q(34) synthetase GluQRS, with protein MPEHYTGRFAPSPTGPLHFGSLVCALGSYLDAVAHGGHWLVRMEDLDPPREMPGAAARILKSLDAHGLHAHAPVQWQSRRHTHYQKALDQLRQDNRVYPCSCTREQVRKAGGHRRENCVGNLGEHALRFHCAGATETFVDIWQGTQTQPIAEDPILKRKDGLYAYQLAVVVDDVAQQVSCVVRGADLLDCTGVQLQLFRALGAEPPQFGHLPLVMNEGGQKLSKQNHAAALDDTRAAHNLCQALQFLGFHPSAALAEQAPQQILAWACARWQRPQVDTRNRLLAP; from the coding sequence ATGCCCGAACACTACACCGGCCGCTTCGCCCCCTCCCCCACAGGCCCGCTGCACTTCGGCTCACTGGTGTGTGCGCTGGGCAGCTATCTGGATGCCGTGGCCCACGGAGGACATTGGCTGGTGCGCATGGAAGACCTGGACCCGCCCCGGGAAATGCCCGGTGCCGCTGCACGCATCCTGAAATCTCTCGATGCCCATGGCCTACATGCACACGCCCCGGTGCAATGGCAGAGCCGCAGACATACTCATTACCAGAAAGCACTGGATCAACTGCGCCAGGATAACCGGGTGTATCCCTGCTCCTGTACCCGCGAACAAGTGCGCAAGGCCGGCGGCCACCGGCGGGAAAACTGCGTGGGCAACCTGGGTGAGCACGCCCTGCGTTTTCACTGCGCCGGCGCCACCGAGACGTTTGTGGATATCTGGCAAGGGACACAAACCCAGCCTATCGCCGAAGACCCGATACTCAAGCGCAAGGACGGGCTCTACGCCTATCAGCTGGCAGTGGTGGTCGACGACGTTGCCCAGCAGGTGTCCTGCGTGGTGCGGGGTGCCGACCTGCTGGACTGCACCGGTGTGCAGCTGCAGCTGTTTCGCGCCCTGGGTGCCGAGCCGCCGCAATTCGGCCACCTGCCACTGGTTATGAATGAAGGTGGCCAGAAGCTCAGCAAGCAGAACCATGCCGCCGCGCTTGACGATACCCGTGCGGCACACAATCTCTGCCAGGCACTGCAGTTTCTGGGTTTTCATCCATCCGCAGCGCTAGCGGAACAGGCGCCACAACAGATTCTGGCCTGGGCCTGTGCGCGCTGGCAGCGGCCGCAGGTGGACACCCGCAATCGGCTGCTCGCACCGTAA
- the dksA gene encoding RNA polymerase-binding protein DksA: protein MPNTVAKSDSLHGFEPYQEQKGEEYMNEKQQEHFRKLLLAWKAELMAEVDRTVSHMKDEAANFPDPADRASQEEEFSLELRTRDRERKLIKKIDATIELIDQDDYGFCEACGVEIGIRRLEARPTATLCVDCKTLAEIKEKQISG from the coding sequence ATGCCCAATACTGTTGCGAAATCCGATTCTCTACATGGCTTCGAACCCTATCAGGAACAGAAGGGCGAGGAGTACATGAATGAGAAGCAGCAGGAGCATTTCCGCAAGCTGCTGCTGGCCTGGAAGGCTGAACTGATGGCAGAGGTGGATCGCACCGTATCTCATATGAAAGATGAAGCGGCAAACTTCCCGGACCCGGCAGATCGCGCCAGCCAGGAAGAAGAATTCAGCCTGGAACTGCGTACCCGCGATCGTGAGCGCAAGCTGATCAAAAAGATCGATGCCACCATCGAACTGATCGACCAGGATGATTACGGCTTCTGTGAAGCCTGTGGTGTAGAAATCGGCATTCGCCGCCTGGAAGCCCGGCCCACCGCCACCCTGTGCGTGGACTGCAAGACCCTGGCGGAAATCAAAGAGAAGCAGATCTCTGGCTGA
- the sfsA gene encoding DNA/RNA nuclease SfsA, with protein sequence MKLDPPLTRGKLLHRYKRFLADVETSSGEIITIHCPNTGSMKNCWQENTPCWYSDSGNPKRKYRHTLEITTTPEGALAGVNTGRANHLVEEAIHSGVVKELQGYSQLRREVKYGEENSRIDLLLSGERGDCYVEVKNVTLAEGARGLFPDAVSARGSKHLRELRTLARSGTRAVLFYCVQHSAIETVEAAVEIDPAYAAALEEAVAAGVEVIAYRATLGPGEIALDTPIPFLALGR encoded by the coding sequence GTGAAACTTGACCCGCCATTGACCAGAGGAAAATTGCTGCACCGCTACAAGCGGTTTCTCGCGGATGTGGAAACCAGCTCTGGTGAAATTATAACCATTCATTGCCCCAACACCGGGTCGATGAAAAATTGCTGGCAGGAAAATACTCCCTGCTGGTATTCCGACTCTGGTAACCCCAAACGCAAGTACCGCCATACGCTGGAAATTACCACCACACCGGAGGGCGCTTTAGCCGGGGTCAATACCGGCCGCGCCAATCACCTGGTGGAGGAGGCGATTCACTCAGGCGTCGTCAAGGAGCTGCAGGGTTACTCGCAATTGCGCCGCGAGGTGAAGTACGGCGAAGAAAACAGCCGCATTGACCTGCTGCTGAGCGGGGAACGTGGCGATTGCTACGTTGAGGTGAAAAACGTGACGCTGGCGGAGGGTGCGCGGGGGTTGTTTCCCGATGCGGTCAGTGCCCGCGGGAGCAAGCACTTGCGCGAGTTGCGCACACTGGCACGGTCGGGCACGCGCGCGGTGCTGTTTTACTGTGTACAGCACTCGGCCATCGAGACCGTAGAGGCCGCCGTAGAGATCGACCCGGCGTATGCGGCGGCACTGGAAGAGGCAGTGGCGGCGGGTGTGGAAGTGATTGCTTACCGCGCCACACTCGGCCCGGGCGAAATCGCGCTCGATACGCCGATTCCGTTTCTGGCACTGGGGCGCTAG
- a CDS encoding Rieske (2Fe-2S) protein, which translates to MQKHFLCRYEDLNEGDSKGFSLGDNSAGMNNVFAVKKDGEVFAYKNICPHRGINLEWQPDQFLDSEKALIQCASHGALFEITTGECIAGPCAGDALTPVPVEYAQEGLYVLLAD; encoded by the coding sequence ATGCAAAAACACTTTCTCTGCCGCTACGAAGACCTCAACGAAGGCGACTCCAAAGGCTTTTCCCTCGGCGACAACAGCGCGGGCATGAACAATGTGTTTGCGGTAAAGAAAGATGGCGAGGTGTTCGCCTACAAGAACATTTGCCCGCACCGGGGAATCAACCTGGAGTGGCAACCAGACCAGTTTCTGGACTCGGAAAAAGCGCTGATCCAGTGTGCCTCCCATGGCGCCCTGTTCGAGATCACCACCGGCGAGTGCATCGCGGGCCCCTGCGCCGGTGATGCGCTGACACCGGTACCGGTGGAATACGCCCAGGAAGGGCTCTATGTATTGCTGGCGGACTGA
- a CDS encoding S1C family serine protease: protein MRLNPSLSRLALTVLLLCLTVNVQAESRIPQFATDDEVNTMQVFNFASPSVVYVTNETVVRDRWTLRLHTVPKGSGSGFIWDDRGHVVTNYHVVEKARKITITLQDRSEWPAELVGSAPEKDLAVLKIEAPRALLKPLLPGESAGLSVGRKVLAIGNPFGLDTTLTTGVVSALGREIEAAGNRTIRNVIQTDAAINPGNSGGPLLDSSGRLIGVNTAIYSPSGASVGIGFAIPVDTVKKIVPELIAHGRLVRPILGIESAPDQWASRYDFTGVAVLRTAPGLPAERAGLRGVYRSNRGGWQLGDVIIGIDGLPISNYDDLMNVLENRRPGDKVRVDYLRDGEAYQTSLTLAAP, encoded by the coding sequence ATGCGATTGAATCCATCTCTGTCCCGTCTCGCTCTCACCGTCCTACTCCTCTGCTTGACCGTCAACGTACAGGCAGAATCCCGCATTCCCCAGTTCGCCACCGACGACGAAGTCAACACCATGCAGGTGTTCAACTTCGCCAGCCCCTCGGTGGTGTATGTCACCAACGAAACCGTGGTACGGGACCGCTGGACCCTGCGCCTGCACACGGTGCCCAAGGGTTCCGGCAGTGGGTTTATCTGGGACGACCGCGGCCATGTGGTGACCAACTATCACGTGGTCGAAAAAGCGCGCAAGATCACCATTACCCTGCAGGATCGCAGCGAATGGCCGGCAGAACTGGTGGGTTCTGCACCGGAAAAAGATTTGGCGGTGCTGAAGATCGAGGCGCCCAGAGCCCTGCTCAAGCCACTGCTTCCCGGCGAGTCAGCGGGACTGTCCGTGGGGCGCAAAGTGCTCGCCATCGGCAATCCATTCGGCCTGGATACCACCCTGACCACCGGTGTGGTCAGCGCCCTGGGGCGCGAGATCGAGGCCGCCGGCAACCGCACCATCCGCAACGTGATCCAGACGGATGCGGCCATCAATCCCGGCAATTCCGGCGGCCCACTGCTGGACAGCAGCGGCCGCCTGATCGGCGTCAATACCGCGATCTACAGCCCCAGTGGTGCCAGCGTGGGTATTGGCTTTGCCATACCGGTAGACACGGTGAAAAAGATCGTTCCCGAATTGATCGCCCACGGGCGCTTGGTACGCCCCATTCTGGGTATCGAGTCGGCACCCGACCAATGGGCAAGCCGCTATGACTTCACCGGCGTAGCAGTGCTGCGCACGGCACCGGGGCTGCCGGCCGAGCGCGCGGGGTTGCGTGGCGTGTACCGCAGCAACCGCGGCGGTTGGCAGCTGGGCGATGTGATCATCGGCATCGATGGCCTGCCCATCAGCAACTACGACGACCTGATGAACGTGCTGGAGAACCGACGCCCGGGCGACAAGGTGAGGGTGGATTACCTGCGCGATGGCGAGGCCTACCAGACCTCTCTCACCCTGGCCGCTCCCTGA
- the htpX gene encoding protease HtpX — MLRIGLFLLTNLAVMVLVGIIFNLLGIQGILDANGVNLNLPGLLLMCAIFGIGGALISLLLSKTIARRSTRTHVITQPQTPDERWLVETVRELSQKAGIGMPDVGIFPMPQANAFATGWNRNNALVAVSEGLLQRFNRDEARAVIGHEIGHVANGDMVTLALIQGVVNTFVMFFARLVGFFVDRVLLRNEQGLGIGYYITSIIMDMVFGVFAMMIVAWFSRRREYRADAAGAHLASPNAMMAALARIKSESEAGREQPLPANMKAFGIYGNSMAALLASHPPLEDRILALQNSAR, encoded by the coding sequence ATGTTGCGAATAGGGCTGTTTCTTCTTACCAACCTGGCGGTGATGGTGCTTGTCGGCATCATCTTCAACCTGCTGGGTATTCAGGGCATTCTCGATGCCAACGGGGTCAATTTAAACCTTCCCGGCCTGCTGTTGATGTGCGCCATTTTCGGTATTGGCGGTGCACTGATTTCACTACTTCTGTCAAAAACCATTGCGCGCCGGTCCACGCGCACCCACGTAATCACCCAGCCACAAACCCCAGACGAGCGCTGGCTGGTAGAAACCGTGCGTGAGCTGTCTCAGAAAGCGGGCATTGGCATGCCGGATGTAGGGATCTTCCCTATGCCCCAGGCCAACGCCTTTGCTACCGGCTGGAACCGCAACAATGCGCTGGTGGCGGTGAGTGAAGGCCTGCTGCAGCGCTTCAATCGTGATGAAGCACGTGCGGTGATCGGCCATGAGATCGGCCACGTGGCCAACGGCGATATGGTCACCCTGGCGCTCATCCAGGGCGTGGTAAATACTTTTGTGATGTTTTTTGCGCGTCTCGTCGGCTTCTTTGTGGACCGGGTACTGCTGCGCAATGAACAAGGCCTGGGCATTGGCTACTACATCACGTCGATCATCATGGATATGGTTTTCGGGGTATTTGCAATGATGATCGTCGCCTGGTTCAGTCGCCGCCGCGAGTACCGCGCCGACGCCGCCGGTGCGCACCTGGCCAGCCCCAACGCAATGATGGCCGCGCTGGCGCGGATCAAGTCCGAATCGGAAGCCGGCCGCGAGCAACCGCTGCCTGCCAACATGAAAGCGTTTGGTATTTACGGCAACAGCATGGCCGCCCTGCTCGCCAGCCACCCGCCCCTTGAGGATCGCATCCTGGCCCTGCAAAATTCCGCACGCTGA
- a CDS encoding TfoX/Sxy family protein, translating to MHPSQSELLKLKNLGLASVNILHSIGIRTQDDLHRVGPVEAFASIRRRGINVSRVLLYALQGALLDVHWNDLDPDLKASLVTEAEQLIARKDSA from the coding sequence ATGCACCCTAGTCAATCAGAGTTGTTGAAGCTGAAAAACCTGGGACTCGCCTCCGTCAATATCCTTCATTCCATCGGCATCCGCACGCAGGATGACCTCCATCGGGTTGGCCCTGTGGAAGCATTCGCCAGCATTCGGCGCCGCGGCATCAACGTTTCCCGCGTGCTGCTCTATGCCCTGCAGGGTGCACTGCTGGATGTGCACTGGAATGATCTGGATCCCGATCTCAAAGCCTCTCTGGTCACCGAGGCCGAGCAACTGATCGCCCGCAAAGACAGCGCCTGA
- a CDS encoding M15 family metallopeptidase, whose product MHQLVKNILFGLTDAHVILEPVSGQLMHPEALTAFDQLRRDARAAGFDPKVVSGFRDFERQRAIWNAKACGVRPVFDCNGDVLDVARMSPEEIVFAILRWSALPGGSRHHWGTDFDVIDAGAVASDYRVQLTPEEVVDEGVFGPFHCWLDERIAAGKSYGLFRPYAEDRGGVAPERWHLSYAPRAREFQQLHSAEALQAQLQQCQADSELALADTVCGAIGEIYPRFVAVPETAYPLNMDRL is encoded by the coding sequence ATGCATCAACTTGTGAAAAATATTTTGTTCGGACTCACCGATGCGCACGTCATCCTCGAGCCGGTTTCCGGGCAGCTGATGCACCCGGAGGCACTCACCGCATTTGATCAGTTGCGGCGGGATGCCCGGGCCGCAGGATTTGATCCGAAAGTCGTTTCGGGATTCCGGGATTTCGAACGTCAGCGTGCCATCTGGAATGCCAAGGCCTGTGGCGTGCGGCCGGTGTTTGACTGTAATGGTGATGTGCTGGATGTGGCACGCATGTCGCCAGAGGAAATAGTATTCGCTATATTGCGCTGGTCGGCGCTGCCCGGTGGATCCCGCCACCATTGGGGTACTGACTTCGATGTGATTGATGCGGGCGCGGTTGCGAGCGATTACCGGGTGCAGCTGACCCCGGAAGAGGTGGTCGATGAAGGCGTCTTTGGGCCCTTCCACTGCTGGCTCGACGAGCGTATTGCCGCCGGTAAAAGTTACGGCCTGTTTCGCCCCTATGCGGAAGATCGCGGCGGCGTAGCGCCGGAGCGCTGGCACTTGAGCTATGCGCCGCGGGCCAGGGAATTTCAGCAGCTGCACAGTGCCGAGGCACTGCAGGCGCAGCTGCAGCAGTGTCAGGCCGACAGCGAACTGGCCCTCGCAGACACGGTTTGCGGCGCTATCGGCGAGATCTACCCGCGCTTTGTGGCGGTGCCGGAAACGGCCTACCCGCTGAATATGGATCGTTTGTGA
- the cysE gene encoding serine O-acetyltransferase produces the protein MRAEAAAAAAGEPVLASYFHNTVLRHRSLDRALAYQLASVLDHAALTATALQEVIAAALADDPEISRCMQADICAWYDRDPACDQYLTPFLYFKGFHALQSHRIAHWLWKKGRHTLALYFQSRVSEQFAVDVHPAARFGCGIMIDHATGLVVGETSVVEDDVSILHSVTLGGSGSGGGDRHPKIGRGVMIGAGAKILGPVTIGEGVKIAAGSLVLRDVAARLTVAGVPARVVGGKCEGAPAYTMDQTLDSDD, from the coding sequence ATGCGTGCGGAAGCGGCGGCCGCCGCGGCCGGGGAGCCGGTACTGGCCAGCTATTTTCACAACACCGTGCTGCGCCACCGCAGCCTGGACCGGGCGCTGGCCTATCAGCTGGCCTCGGTGCTGGATCACGCCGCGCTCACGGCCACGGCGTTGCAGGAGGTCATCGCCGCGGCACTGGCGGACGACCCCGAGATCTCCCGCTGTATGCAGGCCGACATCTGCGCCTGGTACGACCGCGACCCTGCCTGCGATCAATACCTTACGCCATTCCTTTACTTCAAGGGGTTCCATGCGCTGCAGTCCCACCGTATTGCCCACTGGCTGTGGAAAAAGGGGCGCCATACGCTGGCGCTGTATTTCCAGAGCCGGGTCTCCGAGCAGTTTGCGGTGGATGTCCACCCCGCTGCCCGCTTTGGCTGCGGCATCATGATCGACCACGCTACCGGTCTGGTGGTGGGGGAGACCAGCGTGGTCGAAGACGACGTGTCCATCCTGCATTCGGTCACCCTCGGGGGCAGCGGCAGCGGTGGCGGTGATCGCCACCCGAAAATCGGCCGCGGTGTGATGATCGGCGCCGGCGCCAAGATCCTGGGCCCGGTGACGATCGGTGAGGGCGTGAAAATAGCGGCGGGCAGCCTGGTGCTGCGGGATGTGGCCGCGCGCTTGACCGTGGCCGGGGTGCCGGCGCGGGTGGTGGGCGGCAAATGTGAAGGCGCGCCGGCCTACACCATGGACCAGACACTGGATTCTGACGACTGA
- a CDS encoding DNA-3-methyladenine glycosylase I, with protein MPNTVQGPDGKPRCGWCAATDDFFPYHDNEWGFPVDDDQRLFEKICLEGFQSGLSWRTILAKRENFRAAFQQFDFNKVAKFSDKDVERLLQDAGIVRHRGKIEAVINNAQRAREMVREEGSLAAYFWRFEPEESASTAPQSVSTSDVSRALSKDLKKRGWKFVGPTTAYAFMQAMGLINDHVEDCVTRKAVDRARKKFRRPSFR; from the coding sequence ATGCCAAACACCGTCCAAGGGCCCGATGGCAAACCCCGCTGCGGCTGGTGCGCGGCCACCGACGATTTCTTTCCCTATCACGACAACGAATGGGGCTTTCCGGTGGACGACGACCAACGGCTGTTTGAAAAAATCTGCCTGGAAGGATTCCAGTCCGGTCTGAGCTGGCGAACCATTCTGGCCAAGCGGGAAAACTTTCGCGCGGCCTTCCAGCAGTTCGACTTCAACAAGGTGGCAAAATTTTCCGACAAGGATGTGGAGCGATTACTACAGGATGCAGGGATTGTCCGGCACCGGGGAAAAATCGAGGCGGTGATCAACAACGCCCAGCGCGCACGGGAGATGGTCAGGGAAGAAGGGTCGCTGGCGGCCTATTTCTGGCGCTTCGAGCCGGAAGAAAGCGCGAGCACTGCACCGCAAAGCGTTTCCACCTCCGACGTTTCCAGGGCCCTATCCAAAGACCTGAAAAAACGCGGCTGGAAGTTCGTGGGGCCCACCACCGCCTATGCATTTATGCAGGCCATGGGGCTGATCAATGACCACGTGGAAGACTGTGTGACGCGCAAGGCCGTCGACAGGGCCAGAAAGAAGTTCAGGCGCCCGTCATTCCGGTAA
- the ppa gene encoding inorganic diphosphatase has translation MSFDKVSAGKDLPNDINVIIEIPANHDPIKYEVDKDADAVFVDRFVATPMFYPANYGYVPQTLSEDGDPLDVLVVAPYPVMVGSVIRSRVIGVLNMTDESGVDAKLLAVPHTKLTKLYDHVNEIGDLPELLIKQIEHYFENYKALEAGKWVKVDGWADAEAARAEVMASRERYLKEEG, from the coding sequence ATGAGCTTCGACAAGGTTTCCGCAGGTAAAGACCTGCCCAACGATATCAACGTAATCATCGAGATCCCCGCCAACCACGATCCGATCAAGTACGAAGTCGACAAGGACGCAGACGCGGTATTCGTAGACCGTTTCGTAGCCACCCCCATGTTCTACCCGGCCAACTACGGCTACGTACCCCAGACCCTGTCTGAAGACGGTGACCCCCTGGACGTGCTGGTTGTAGCCCCTTACCCGGTGATGGTTGGCTCCGTGATCCGCTCCCGTGTAATCGGCGTGCTGAACATGACCGACGAATCCGGCGTAGACGCCAAACTGCTGGCGGTACCGCACACCAAGCTGACCAAGCTGTACGATCACGTGAACGAAATCGGCGACCTGCCGGAGCTGCTGATCAAGCAGATCGAGCACTACTTCGAAAACTACAAAGCGCTGGAAGCGGGCAAGTGGGTGAAAGTAGACGGCTGGGCCGACGCTGAAGCCGCGCGCGCCGAAGTCATGGCCTCCCGCGAGCGCTACCTGAAAGAAGAAGGCTAA
- a CDS encoding glutamine synthetase family protein has protein sequence MDESTELPSSSSAPLNTTVSSPSPAATGTPRVLNPRQVRTVAEARQIVEARGLTHVKVGLFDNDGVMRGKYMSREKFFSALDKGFAFCDVVLGWDIQDQLYDNARYTGWHTGYPDAPVRILPHTCREVPFEDGMLLFLAEFEGAAEAVCPRALLRRVIERCDKLGFVPFGALEYEFFVFDETPDSARAKGYRDLKPFTPGWFGYSMIRNSVHADLYHEILALAEQMDFPIEGLHTETGPGVLEAAIAVDTAEAAGDKAALFKTFIKVLAERRGLMATFMAKWSNDYPGQSGHIHLSLRNKNDNTSAFFAEGEPHSMSDTQRHFLAGQQRLMPELLCMVAPTINSYRRMIPGFWAPTDATWGVENRTAALRVIPGSDKSQRQEYRLGAADANPYLALAVALGSGLYGIEQGWEPGEAVAGNAYAVDHPAELSLPRTLWEAAQRLRQSPAARELFGDDFVEHFAASREWEEREYRKHVGEWELQRYFEII, from the coding sequence ATGGACGAGTCCACAGAATTGCCGTCATCCTCGTCGGCACCCCTCAATACCACTGTATCTTCCCCGTCACCGGCGGCCACCGGCACACCTCGGGTACTGAACCCGCGCCAGGTGCGCACGGTGGCGGAGGCCCGGCAGATCGTCGAGGCGCGTGGCCTCACCCATGTGAAGGTGGGCCTGTTTGATAACGACGGGGTGATGCGTGGCAAGTACATGAGCCGGGAGAAGTTCTTCTCCGCCCTCGACAAGGGCTTTGCCTTCTGCGATGTGGTGCTGGGCTGGGATATTCAGGACCAGCTCTACGACAACGCCCGCTACACCGGCTGGCACACCGGCTACCCGGATGCTCCGGTGCGGATTCTGCCGCACACCTGCCGCGAGGTACCGTTTGAAGACGGCATGTTGCTGTTTCTGGCGGAGTTCGAGGGCGCGGCGGAGGCGGTGTGCCCGCGGGCACTGTTGCGGCGGGTGATCGAGCGCTGTGACAAGTTGGGCTTTGTCCCCTTTGGTGCGCTGGAGTACGAGTTCTTCGTGTTCGATGAGACCCCGGACAGTGCCCGCGCCAAGGGCTACCGCGACCTGAAGCCCTTTACGCCCGGCTGGTTTGGCTATTCGATGATCCGCAACTCGGTGCATGCAGACCTGTACCACGAGATTCTCGCGCTGGCCGAGCAGATGGATTTCCCGATCGAGGGGCTGCATACGGAGACCGGCCCCGGCGTGCTGGAGGCGGCTATTGCCGTGGATACGGCGGAGGCTGCAGGCGACAAGGCGGCGCTGTTCAAGACCTTCATCAAGGTACTGGCAGAGCGACGCGGGTTGATGGCGACCTTTATGGCCAAGTGGTCCAACGACTACCCCGGCCAGAGCGGGCACATTCATCTCTCCCTGCGCAATAAAAACGACAATACCTCCGCATTCTTCGCCGAAGGCGAGCCCCACAGCATGAGTGATACGCAGCGGCATTTTCTCGCCGGGCAACAGCGCCTGATGCCGGAGTTGCTGTGCATGGTTGCGCCCACCATCAATAGCTATCGCCGCATGATCCCCGGCTTCTGGGCGCCCACCGATGCCACCTGGGGCGTGGAAAACCGCACCGCCGCGCTGCGGGTGATTCCCGGCAGTGATAAATCCCAGCGCCAGGAATATCGTCTCGGCGCCGCCGACGCCAATCCCTACCTCGCGCTGGCGGTTGCGCTCGGCTCCGGGCTGTATGGCATCGAGCAGGGCTGGGAACCGGGTGAAGCGGTGGCAGGCAATGCCTACGCCGTCGACCACCCGGCAGAGCTGTCACTGCCGCGCACCCTGTGGGAGGCAGCGCAGCGTCTGCGGCAGTCGCCGGCTGCCCGGGAGCTGTTTGGCGATGACTTTGTCGAGCACTTTGCCGCCAGTCGCGAGTGGGAGGAGCGCGAGTACCGCAAGCATGTCGGCGAGTGGGAGCTGCAGCGCTATTTCGAGATTATTTAA
- a CDS encoding aldehyde dehydrogenase family protein has product MQKLQCISPVDNSIYVERPLATDYEIQNALNRAQGAQLGWRQVPVAERAALVRAAVDNLRALKAPLAEEICWQMGRPIAFAGGEIDGLAERALYMAELAESAESPLRDIQLPEKKGFHRFIRREPLGICFVIAPWNYPYLTAINAVVPALLAGNSVILKHSAQTPLCAERLVNAFAEAGLPQGVFQYLHLDHRDAEQMIINGGVQHVAFTGSVAGGAAVEAAAAGRFLSVGLELGGKDPAYVRADADLDSAVASVVDGAYFNSGQSCCGIERLYVHHTLFDEFVERAASLIRGYRLGRPDDQKTTQGPMVRASAADFVRDQIDEAVAQGARAWIDDGAFEFDQRGSAYMAPQLLTNVDHSMRIMSEESFGPVLGVMPVADDAEALALMNDSEYGLTAAIYSADEKAALALGDELQTGTVFLNRCDYLDPALAWTGVKNSGRGCTLSGIGFEYLTRPKSFHFKLAR; this is encoded by the coding sequence ATGCAAAAACTCCAGTGTATCTCGCCGGTCGATAACAGCATTTATGTCGAGCGACCGCTGGCCACAGACTATGAAATCCAGAACGCACTGAACCGTGCCCAGGGTGCGCAACTGGGCTGGCGGCAGGTGCCGGTCGCCGAGCGCGCGGCACTGGTGCGTGCGGCGGTGGATAACCTGCGTGCCCTTAAGGCGCCGTTAGCGGAAGAGATTTGCTGGCAGATGGGCCGTCCGATTGCCTTCGCCGGTGGTGAAATCGACGGTCTCGCCGAGCGCGCCCTGTACATGGCTGAGCTGGCGGAGTCCGCAGAGAGTCCACTGCGCGACATCCAGCTGCCGGAGAAGAAAGGGTTCCACCGGTTTATTCGCCGCGAGCCACTGGGAATCTGCTTTGTTATTGCGCCCTGGAATTATCCCTATCTCACCGCGATCAATGCGGTAGTGCCCGCCCTGCTGGCGGGGAACAGTGTCATTCTCAAACACTCCGCACAAACGCCGTTGTGCGCGGAGCGGCTGGTGAATGCCTTTGCTGAAGCCGGTCTGCCACAAGGGGTGTTTCAATACCTGCACCTGGATCATCGGGACGCGGAGCAGATGATCATCAATGGGGGCGTTCAGCACGTTGCCTTCACCGGGTCGGTCGCCGGTGGGGCGGCGGTGGAGGCGGCGGCCGCGGGGCGCTTTTTGTCCGTGGGCCTCGAACTGGGCGGCAAAGATCCAGCGTACGTGCGCGCGGATGCGGATCTCGACAGCGCGGTGGCGTCGGTGGTGGACGGCGCCTACTTCAATTCAGGGCAGTCCTGCTGTGGTATTGAGCGGCTGTATGTCCACCACACCCTGTTTGATGAATTTGTTGAGCGTGCGGCGTCGCTGATCCGCGGTTATCGGCTCGGACGCCCGGACGATCAGAAAACCACCCAGGGCCCCATGGTGCGCGCCAGTGCGGCGGACTTTGTGCGCGACCAGATCGACGAGGCAGTGGCGCAGGGCGCGCGGGCATGGATTGACGATGGCGCGTTCGAATTCGATCAGCGGGGCAGTGCCTACATGGCTCCGCAGTTGCTCACCAACGTCGATCACAGTATGCGCATCATGAGCGAGGAATCCTTCGGCCCCGTGCTGGGGGTGATGCCGGTGGCCGATGATGCGGAAGCGCTGGCGCTGATGAACGACAGCGAATACGGCCTGACCGCAGCCATCTATTCCGCAGACGAAAAGGCTGCACTGGCCCTGGGGGACGAATTGCAGACCGGCACGGTGTTTTTAAACCGCTGCGATTATCTCGACCCGGCCCTGGCCTGGACCGGGGTAAAAAATTCCGGCCGTGGCTGTACCTTGTCTGGTATTGGTTTTGAGTATCTTACCCGCCCAAAGTCTTTCCATTTCAAACTTGCACGGTGA